The following proteins come from a genomic window of Nakamurella alba:
- a CDS encoding type II toxin-antitoxin system PemK/MazF family toxin: MRRGDIVRADLEPTRGSEANKTRPVVIVSDDALNTASVRLGRGMITVVPLTSNISNVLLHQTVLPADDETGLTAPSKTQPEQIRSIDIQRMGPVLGSLTSEQLHQLNWALVGLLALDLYIDD; the protein is encoded by the coding sequence ATGAGGCGGGGCGACATCGTCCGCGCCGACCTGGAACCGACCCGCGGCAGCGAAGCCAACAAGACCCGACCGGTCGTCATCGTCTCGGATGACGCCCTCAACACAGCCAGCGTCCGGCTGGGGCGCGGCATGATCACCGTGGTGCCCTTGACGAGCAACATCAGCAATGTCCTGCTCCACCAGACGGTGCTGCCCGCAGATGATGAGACAGGTCTGACCGCGCCGTCCAAGACGCAGCCGGAACAGATCAGGTCGATCGACATCCAGCGCATGGGGCCCGTCCTGGGCAGTCTGACCAGTGAGCAGCTGCACCAGCTGAACTGGGCCCTCGTCGGCCTCCTCGCCCTGGACCTGTACATCGACGACTGA
- a CDS encoding antitoxin, whose translation MKISVSLTGFDLATVDAYARNQGLTRSAALHHVIAVFRRAQLAQDYEIAIDEWIDSGDAALWDRTAGDGIEADPVYGSSSVRPQASGA comes from the coding sequence ATGAAGATCAGCGTCAGCCTCACCGGCTTTGACCTGGCTACCGTCGACGCCTATGCGCGTAACCAGGGATTGACCCGCTCCGCCGCCCTCCACCACGTCATTGCCGTGTTCCGCCGGGCACAGCTGGCCCAGGACTACGAGATCGCCATCGACGAGTGGATCGACAGTGGCGATGCCGCACTGTGGGATCGCACCGCCGGCGACGGCATCGAGGCGGACCCTGTCTACGGTTCGTCGTCGGTGCGACCGCAGGCCAGCGGGGCATGA
- a CDS encoding alpha/beta hydrolase codes for MRLGAHLRRFSLVAVLAASVTAGLGGVPAAAASAPAPTIVWSECDGFECGTAEVPLDHQRPAGERISLALIKLPATDASHRKGSLFLNPGGPGGSGVSAVRDGASSFPAELRRAYDIIGFDPRGIGESATLRCFTNREEAEAAAHTLPYPLTAVEKQQWVATDGLLADACAANAGPILHHMSTADVARDLDLLRIAVGDRYLNYLGYSYGSYLGMTYANLFPATVGAFVIDGVLDPVAWSTGRGNQARTQPFTDRILSAAGGEVTLAEFFRQCDKAKQQCAFSGNARARYEALLVRMRTSPVEFPGIPGFFLTDRNLVATTSGALYNPDSWSDFSEFLADLEAGANAEAAVGYQELEDELSDAGAAAADYTPGEGMQAVTCADTANPSTITAWSVAADRSARLAPHFGRLWTWQSSSCADWPGSSDSRYAGPWNRRTAHPVLVVGNHFDPSTPYTGAVIASLLMPNSRLLTYTGWGHLAYLKAGNRCIDDKVTAYLVSDTLPRKGTVCRPTGSPFTGTG; via the coding sequence ATGCGTCTCGGTGCACATCTGCGTCGGTTCAGCCTTGTCGCGGTTCTCGCCGCATCGGTGACGGCCGGGCTCGGCGGCGTCCCGGCGGCAGCGGCATCCGCCCCGGCGCCGACGATCGTCTGGTCCGAGTGTGACGGCTTCGAGTGCGGCACGGCGGAGGTCCCGCTCGACCATCAGCGGCCGGCAGGGGAGCGGATCTCCCTGGCTCTGATCAAACTGCCCGCCACGGATGCCTCCCACCGCAAGGGATCGCTGTTCCTCAATCCCGGCGGGCCGGGCGGTTCCGGGGTCTCAGCGGTCCGGGACGGAGCTTCGTCATTTCCCGCGGAGCTGCGCAGGGCCTACGACATCATCGGATTCGACCCACGGGGGATCGGGGAGAGCGCCACGTTGCGGTGCTTCACCAACCGCGAGGAGGCCGAAGCAGCGGCACACACGCTGCCGTACCCCCTGACCGCCGTCGAGAAGCAGCAGTGGGTAGCGACGGACGGACTGCTCGCGGACGCCTGTGCTGCGAACGCCGGACCCATCCTGCACCACATGTCGACCGCCGACGTGGCGCGCGACCTCGACCTGCTCCGGATCGCGGTGGGGGACCGGTACCTCAACTACCTGGGCTACTCCTACGGTTCCTACCTGGGCATGACGTACGCCAACTTGTTCCCTGCCACCGTCGGCGCCTTCGTGATCGACGGGGTGCTCGACCCTGTGGCGTGGTCGACCGGCCGTGGCAATCAGGCGCGGACACAGCCGTTCACCGATCGGATCCTGTCCGCTGCGGGTGGTGAGGTGACCCTCGCCGAGTTCTTCCGGCAATGCGACAAGGCGAAGCAGCAGTGTGCCTTCTCCGGGAACGCCCGAGCGCGCTACGAAGCCTTGCTGGTCCGGATGCGCACGAGCCCGGTGGAGTTCCCGGGGATCCCGGGCTTCTTTCTGACCGATCGGAACCTGGTCGCCACCACTTCAGGAGCTCTCTACAATCCGGACTCCTGGAGCGACTTCTCCGAGTTCCTGGCCGATCTCGAAGCCGGCGCGAACGCCGAGGCGGCGGTCGGATACCAGGAACTGGAGGACGAGCTGTCCGATGCAGGAGCCGCAGCGGCCGACTACACCCCGGGCGAGGGCATGCAGGCCGTCACCTGCGCGGACACGGCGAATCCGTCCACAATCACCGCGTGGAGTGTGGCTGCGGACCGATCCGCCCGGCTGGCACCGCATTTCGGCCGACTGTGGACCTGGCAGAGCAGCAGCTGCGCTGACTGGCCGGGCAGCAGCGACTCCCGCTATGCGGGACCCTGGAACCGCCGGACCGCGCATCCTGTGCTCGTCGTCGGCAACCACTTCGACCCCTCGACGCCGTACACCGGAGCGGTGATCGCGTCCTTGCTGATGCCGAACTCCCGGCTGCTGACCTACACCGGATGGGGTCATCTGGCCTACCTCAAGGCCGGCAACAGGTGCATCGACGACAAGGTCACCGCCTACCTGGTGTCCGACACACTGCCGCGGAAGGGAACGGTCTGCCGACCGACCGGGTCGCCTTTCACCGGCACCGGATGA